In Brachypodium distachyon strain Bd21 chromosome 2, Brachypodium_distachyon_v3.0, whole genome shotgun sequence, one genomic interval encodes:
- the LOC100835017 gene encoding uncharacterized protein LOC100835017 isoform X1 yields MPSPALCASSAARFLLPLPPPASSALLLAAAAVAPKKERLFSTGMAEEAKGTKPAGGVAERIMPHLLNIYGSRATAKDFDIYAPHATFEDPLMRAHGVQQIKSAFYTLPKVFAESRIVEYTVQEKATGPGKSELLIDNKQHYRVFGKSVDLASLITLNLEDGKVVRHEDWWDKQPLKNRDTVSLPVAGRLAEASRRGAMLLTHALMRFGKDPPTPP; encoded by the exons ATGCCATCCCCTGCTCTctgcgcctcctccgccgcgcgattcctgctgccgctgccgccgccggcctcctctgcGCTACTGCTCGCTGCAGCTGCCGTCGCGCCCAAGAAGGAGAGGCTGTTCTCGACGGGCATGGCGGAAGAAGCCAAGGGGACGAAGCCGGCCGGGGGCGTGGCCGAGCGCATCATGCCGCACCTCCTCAACAT ATACGGGTCTCGCGCCACGGCCAAGGACTTTGACATCTACGCGCCGCACGCCACCTTCGAGGACCCGCTCATGCGCGCCCACGG GGTGCAGCAGATCAAATCAGCCTTCTACACGCTCCCCAAG GTGTTCGCTGAATCCAGAATCGTCGAGTACACGGTCCAGGAGAAGGCCACCGGGCCGGGCAAATCCGAG TTACTGATCGACAACAAGCAGCACTACAGGGTATTCGGCAAATCCGTGGACCTGGCGTCGCTGATCACGCTGAACCTCGAGGACGGGAAGGTGGTGAGGCACGAGGACTGGTGGGACAAGCAGCCGCTCAAGAACAGGGACACCGTGAGCCTCCCggtcgccggccgcctcgcggAGGCGAGCCGCCGGGGCGCCATGCTGCTCACCCACGCCCTCATGCGCTTCGGCAAGGATCCCCCAACCCCGCCGTGA
- the LOC100835017 gene encoding uncharacterized protein LOC100835017 isoform X2: MRAHGVQQIKSAFYTLPKVFAESRIVEYTVQEKATGPGKSELLIDNKQHYRVFGKSVDLASLITLNLEDGKVVRHEDWWDKQPLKNRDTVSLPVAGRLAEASRRGAMLLTHALMRFGKDPPTPP, encoded by the exons ATGCGCGCCCACGG GGTGCAGCAGATCAAATCAGCCTTCTACACGCTCCCCAAG GTGTTCGCTGAATCCAGAATCGTCGAGTACACGGTCCAGGAGAAGGCCACCGGGCCGGGCAAATCCGAG TTACTGATCGACAACAAGCAGCACTACAGGGTATTCGGCAAATCCGTGGACCTGGCGTCGCTGATCACGCTGAACCTCGAGGACGGGAAGGTGGTGAGGCACGAGGACTGGTGGGACAAGCAGCCGCTCAAGAACAGGGACACCGTGAGCCTCCCggtcgccggccgcctcgcggAGGCGAGCCGCCGGGGCGCCATGCTGCTCACCCACGCCCTCATGCGCTTCGGCAAGGATCCCCCAACCCCGCCGTGA
- the LOC100828676 gene encoding ABC transporter D family member 1 produces MSSLQLLKLTEQGRNLLSSRRKTLVIVSGALLAGGTLTYAQSCRRKKYREENSRGDASTHTRNKESNGQNGVDGKLVKPRKKKNLLKSLHFLAAILLKKIGPSGTNYLLGLMLTAVIRTAIGHRLAKVQGYLFRSAFLRRVPTFMRLIIENLLLCFLQSTVYQTSKYLTGSLGLRFKKILTDLIHADYFENMVYYKISHVDHRISNPEQRIASDIPKFCSELSELVQDDLIAVADGLIYIWRLCSYASPKYVLWILAYVLGAGGTIRKFSPSFGKLKSTEQQLEGEYRQVHSRLRTHAESVAFYGGENREASHIMQRFQALVRHLNVVLHENWWFGMIQDFLLKYLGATVGVILIVEPFFAGNLKPDTSTLGRAEMLSNLRYHTSVIISLFQSLGTLSISSRRLNLLSGYADRIHELLEVSRDLSGVRDRSISQNSSVRNYISEANYIEFSGVKVVTPSGNVLVDDLTLRVESGSNLLITGPNGSGKSSLFRVLGGLWPLVSGHIVKPGVGSNLNKEIFYVPQRPYTAVGTLRDQLIYPLTADQETEPLSYSGMVDLLKNVDLEYLLERYPLDKEVNWGDELSLGEQQRLGMARLFYHKPKFAILDECTSAVTTDMEERFCNRVRAMGTSCITISHRPALVAFHDIVLSLDGEGGWKVQDNRNGSFLPTESEFDVLKSSETDRKSDALAVQRAFRANTKDNAFSGSKEHSYSTQVIATSPNMEIEPTEQPRLIPQLQCSPRPLPVRAAAMSKILVPKIIDKQGGQLLAVALLVLSRTWISDRIASLNGTSVKYVLEQDKAAFLRLIGVSVMQSAANSIVAPSLRNLTSRIALGWRIRMTNHLLAYYLKRNAFYKVFNMSGMNIDADQRITRDVEKLTNDLAGLVTGMVKPLVDILWFTWRMKLLSGRRGVAILYAYMLLGLGFLRAVSPDFGDLANQEQELEGSFRFMHSRLRTHAESIAFFGGGSRERAMVEARFTTLLNHSKVLLRKKWLYGIFDDFVTKQLPHNVTWGLSMLYALEHKGDRALTSTQGELAHALRFLASVVSQSFIAFGDILELHKKFLELSGGINRIFELEELLHASQSNAAMPSNASSVASEEIISFRDVDIVTPSQKLLASQLSCDVSQGKSLLVTGPNGSGKSSIFRVLRGLWPIASGRLAMPSEGIFHVSQRPYTCLGTLRDQIIYPLSREEAELKMVSLVKTSDRFTTSGSLDDHLKTILENVRLVYLLEREGWDATPNWEDILSLGEQQRLGMARLFFHCPKFGILDECTNATSVDVEEHLYRLATDMGITVVTSSQRPALIPFHSSELKLIDGEGKWELCAINQYLGLLDASPPRSLPPSLPAPATMELLGGDLPLVRLVREKSSEGLGATSMEAAASMREAQGQQQAISVAFLFSLLSVFSIHQRIRRRRREEPGMFFLSWVGLFLSTGPPVDGLQSPVIKSSQMCKTLWPRKNRPSRTIPFSTAAAACCLLLLLPSSPPAASPIPLFLASRGGAAMLRLRSSARLLRKLCEASSSRGAHGRSREVQGATPPVTRWLSGAAAAARSTSLLRPLPGLELPPSLPDQLHRLPTRVTTLPNGVRVASEDIPGPSACVGVFVASGSIHEAGETTGVTHLLEKLAFKDTAHRSHLQIVQEVEATGGNIGASASREQMVYSYDTLKAYIPQAVEVLLDCVRNPLFLQDEVDRQLALAREEVQEVQKNPEKLLQEALNLVGYKGAFANPLVAPEEALERINGDIIQKFYHENYTADRLVLAASGVDHQHLLDVAEPLLSDWHKGSPMERPKSTYTGGDFRHTAESDMTHVALAFEVPGGWLEERNATIMTVIQTLMGGGGSFSSGGPGKGMHSRLYLRVLTKYHAVQAFSAFSNVYDDSGLFGIYLTTPPDFVGKAVEVAMQELIAIATPGKVTEVELTRAKNSTISSVLMNLESRVIVAEDIGRQLLTYGCRKPIDHFLQWMDEITLDDVTAFAQKMLSSQPTMASWGDVNEVPPYEFVSKRFQMFR; encoded by the exons ATGTCTTCTCTTCAGTTGTTGAAACTAACAGAGCAAGGCCGGAACCTTTTGTCTTCAAGAAG GAAAACACTTGTAATTGTTTCTGGTGCACTACTTGCCGGTGGAACTTTAACATATGCCCAGTCATGTCGACGGAAGAAATACCGGGAAGAAAATTCTCGTGGTGACGCAAGTACACATACCAGGAATAAAGAGAGCAATGGTCAAAATGGTGTTGATGGCAAATTGGTAAaaccaaggaagaagaaaaatctatTGAAATCCTTACATTTTCTGGCTGCTATTTTACTTAAGAAGATTGGCCCGAGCGGAACAAATTACCTTCTTGGCTTGATGTTAACAGCA GTGATACGTACAGCCATCGGCCACAGATTAGCAAAAGTTCAAGGGTATTTGTTCAGATCTGCGTTTCTTCGGCGTGTTCCGACCTTCATGCGCCTAATTATTGAAAATCTTCTTTTATGCTTCCTTCAGTCCACAGTATATCAGACCTCAAAGTACTTGACAGGATCTTTAGGCTTGCGCTTCAAGAAAATTTTGACAGATCTCATCCATGCTGATTACTTTGAG AATATGGTTTACTACAAGATCTCACATGTAGATCATCGGATCTCAAACCCAGAGCAAAGGATTGCTAGTGATATTCCAAAGTTCTGCTCAGAACTAAGTGAACTCGTACAGGATGATCTGATTGCAGTTGCAGATGGGTTAATATACATCTGGCGCCTCTGCTCTTATGCAAGTCCAAAATATGTCCTCTGGATTCTG GCGTATGTACTTGGTGCTGGTGGTACAATTAGAAAATTTTCTCCTTCTTTTGGAAAGTTGAAATCCACAGAACAACAGTTAGAAGGAGAGTATCGGCAGGTTCATTCACGATTGAGAACCCATGCCGAGAGTGTGGCATTTTATGGTGGTGAGAACAGAGAAGCATCACACATCATGCAGCGGTTCCAGGCTCTTGTGCGGCACTTGAATGTTGTTCTTCATGAGAACTGGTGGTTTGGCATGATTCAAGATTTTCTTCTGAAGTATCTTGGTGCCACTGTGGGAGTCATCTTGATTGTTGAACCTTTCTTTGCGGGAAATCTTAAACCGGATACATCTACTTTAGGACGGGCAGAGATGTTGAGCAATCTTCGATATCACACAAGTGTGATAATATCATTATTTCAGTCTCTTGGTACCCTTTCTATCAGTTCAAGGCGTTTAAATCTTCTCAG TGGCTATGCAGACCGTATCCATGAGTTACTGGAAGTTTCACGTGATCTATCTGGGGTTCGTGATAGATCAATTAGTCAAAATTCTTCTGTCAGAAACTATATTAGTGAGGCAAACTATATTGAATTTTCAGGTGTTAAG GTGGTTACACCCTCTGGGAATGTCTTGGTTGATGATTTAACTCTTCGGGTTGAATCGGGTTCTAATCTTTTGATCACTG GCCCCAACGGTAGTGGAAAAAGTTCCCTTTTCCGCGTTCTTGGGGGTCTGTGGCCACTTGTGTCTGGCCACATTGTCAAACCTGGTGTTGGTTCTAATCTTAACAAGGAAATCTTCTACGTCCCACAGCGACCATATACGGCTGTCGGAACACTTCGCGACCAGCTAATCTATCCACTTACGGCAGATCAGGAAACTGAACCACTAAGTTACAGTGGTATGGTGGATCTTCTAAAGAAT gttGATCTAGAATACTTGCTAGAACGCTACCCTCTCGATAAGGAAGTTAACTGGGGTGATGAATTGTCTCTTGGTGAGCAACAAAGATTGGGAATGGCCAGATTGTTCTACCATAAGCCAAAGTTTGCCATCCTGGATGAGTGTACTAGTGCTGTGACAACTGATATGGAAGAACGTTTCTGCAATAGGGTTCGAGCAATGGGCACATCGTGCATAACAATATCTCATCGTCCAGCATTAGTTGCATTTCATGATATTGTTTTGTCCTTGGATGGTGAAGGAGGGTGGAAAGTTCAAGATAACAG AAATGGCTCCTTCCTTCCTACTGAATCAGAGTTTGATGTATTGAAGTCATCAGAAACTGATCGTAAATCTGATGCACTTGCTGTTCAAAGGGCTTTTAGGGCCAATACAAAG GACAATGCTTTTTCCGGTTCGAAGGAACATTCTTATTCAACACAGGTCATAGCTACTTCCCCCAATATGGAAATAGAACCCACAGAACAACCGCGTCTGATCCCACAGTTACAGTGCTCACCAAGACCTTTGCCTGTCAGAGCAGCTGCTATGTCTAAAATATTG GTTCCTAAAATAATTGATAAGCAAGGGGGACAATTGCTTGCAGTGGCACTACTTGTGCTTTCTCGAACTTGGATATCAGATCGTATAGCTTCGCTCAATG GGACTAGTGTTAAGTATGTCCTGGAGCAGGACAAGGCTGCCTTCCTTCGGTTGATTGGAGTCAGTGTTATGCAAAGTGCTGCAAATTCAATTGTAGCACCGTCATTGAG AAACCTTACTTCAAGGATAGCTCTTGGATGGCGAATTCGCATGACCAACCATCTACTTGCGTATTACTTGAAAAGAAATGCTTTTTACAAG GTATTTAACATGTCAGGCATGAATATTGATGCAGACCAAAGAATAACACGTGACGTGGAGAAGTTGACCAATGATCTTGCCGGCTTAGTTACTGGAATGGTGAAACCACTAGTTGACATTCTCTG GTTTACATGGAGAATGAAGCTTTTGTCTGGGAGAAGAGGAGTTGCTATTTTGTATGCATACATGTTGCTAGGGCTTGGTTTTCTAAGAGCCGTTTCGCCTGActtcggtgatcttgcaaaccaagaacaagaacttGAAGGTTCCTTCAG GTTCATGCACTCAAGACTGCGGACACATGCCGAGTCAATTGCTTTCTTTGGTGGTGGGTCAAGGGAAAGAGCT ATGGTTGAAGCTAGATTCACAACACTGCTTAACCACTCGAAGGttcttttgagaaaaaaatggcTTTATGGCATTTTTGATGATTTCGTGACGAAGCAGCTGCCTCACAATGTGACATGGGGACTGAGTATGTTATATGCTTTGGAACACAAGGGGGACAGAGCTTTGACTTCAACTCAAG GAGAGTTAGCACATGCGCTGCGGTTCTTGGCGTCTGTTGTGTCACAAAGCTTTATAGCTTTTGGTGACATTCTGGAGTTGCATAAAAAATTCCTTGAACTTTCTGGTGGTATCAATAGGATCTTTGAACTCGAGGAGCTTCTACATGCATCCCAAAGCA atGCTGCCATGCCCTCGAATGCTAGCAGTGTGGCATCTGAAGAAATTATTTCATTCCGGGATGTGGATATTGTGACGCCATCGCAAAAGCTATTGGCTAGCCAATTGTCTTGTGATGTATCTCAAGGAAAAAGTCTTCTTGTGACTG GTCCAAATGGCAGTGGCAAAAGTTCCATTTTTAGGGTGCTCCGAGGTTTGTGGCCCATAGCTTCTGGAAGACTTGCCATGCCTTCTGAAGGGATATTCCATGTTTCTCAGCGTCCATATACTTGTCTTGGAACCTTGAGGGATCAGATCATATATCCCCTCTCTCGCGAGGAGGCAGAGTTGAAGATGGTTTCGTTGGTCAAAACAA GTGACAGGTTTACCACTTCCGGGTCGCTGGATGATCACCTAAAGACAATTCTAGAGAATGTTCGCTTGGTCTATCTTCTCGAAAGAGAAGGTTGGGATGCTACTCCTAATTGGGAAGATATTTTATCCTTGGGAGAACAGCAGAGACTGGGCATG GCTCGCTTGTTCTTCCACTGCCCTAAATTTGGTATCCTTGATGAGTGCACCAA tgctacaagtgtcgacGTCGAGGAGCATTTGTACAGACTGGCGACTGACATGGGTATAACTGTGGTCACCTCCTCACAA AGGCCTGCTTTGATACCCTTCCATTCATCAGAACTGAAACTCATCGACGGCGAAGGGAAGTGGGAGCTATGTGCAATCAACCAGTA TCTCGGCTTGCTCGatgcgtcgccgccgcggagtcttcctccttccttgccggcgccggcgacgatgGAGCTCCTCGGCGGCGATCTCCCCCTCGTTCGGCTCGTCCGGGAGAAGAGCAGCGAAGGCTTGGGCGCGACGAGCATGGAGGCTGCTGCTTCCATGAGAGAGGCGCAAGGGCAGCAGCAAGCAATTTCTGTGgccttccttttctccttgttgtCTGTCTTCAGTATTCATCAGAGGATAAGGCGAAGAAGACGAGAAGAGCCGGGAATGTTTTTTCTCTCCTGGGTTGGGCTGTTTCTTTCtactgggcctccagttgacGGGCTACAAAGCCCAGTTATTAAGTCCAGTCAAATGTGTAAAACCCTATGGCCCAGAAAGAACAGACCGAGCAGAACTATTCCCTTCTCCACGGCAGCCGCTgcctgctgcctgctgctgctgcttccctcctccccgccggcggcgtcccCTATTCCCCTGTTCCTCGCAtctcgcggcggcgcggcgatgCTACGGCTGCGCTCCTCCGCTCGCTTGCTCAGGAAG CTATGCGAGGCCTCGTCGTCGCGGGGGGCGCACGGGCGGTCGCGCGAGGTGCAAGGGGCAAcgccgccggtgacgaggtggctctccggcgccgccgccgccgcgcgctcgaCCTCGCTGCTGCGGCCTCTGCCGGGGCTGGAGCTCCCGCCGAGCCTCCCCGACcagctccaccgcctccccacCCGCGTCACCACGCTCCCCAACGGCGTCCGCGTCGCCTCCGAGGACATCCCG GGGCCGTCGGCGTGCGTGGGGGTGTTCGTGGCGTCCGGGTCGATCCATGAGGCGGGGGAGACGACCGGCGTGACGCACTTGCTGGAGAAGCTGGCGTTCAAGGACACGGCGCACCGGAGCCACCTGCAGATCGTGCAGGAGGTGGAGGCCACAGGGGGCAACATTGGCGCGTCCGCGTCGAGGGAGCAGATGGTGTACAGCTACGACACACTCAAGGCCTACATCCCGCAGGCCGTCGAGGTGCTCCTCGACTGTGTCCGCAACCCGCTCTTCCTCCAGGACGAAGTCGACCGGCAG CTGGCCCTTGCTCGAGAAGAAGTGCAGGAGGTGCAGAAGAACCCTGAGAAGCTTCTCCAGGAAGCACTTAACCTTGTTGGATACAAGGGTGCTTTCGCAAACCCGCTAGTAGCTCCTGAGGAGGCTCTTGAGAGAATCAATGGCGATATTATTCAAAAGTTCTATCAT GAAAACTACACTGCTGATCGTTTGGTTCTAGCAGCGTCAGGCGTTGATCATCAACACTTGTTAGACGTTGCAGAACCTTTGTTGTCTGATTGGCACAAGGGGTCCCCTATGGAGAGACCAAAATCAACGTATACAGGTGGTGATTTCAGGCACACAGCAGAATCAGAT ATGACACATGTTGCATTGGCTTTTGAAGTTCCAGGAGGCTGGCTTGAAGAGAGAAATGCTACAATTATGACAGTCATACAG ACCTTgatgggtggtggtggctcaTTCTCCTCTGGTGGTCCTGGAAAAGGGATGCATTCACGGCTCT ATCTGCGAGTCCTAACTAAATATCACGCAGTCCAAGCATTTTCAGCATTTAGTAATGTATATGACGACAGTGGCCTCTTTGGTATCTACTTGACAACG CCACCAGATTTTGTTGGAAAGGCCGTTGAGGTCGCAATGCAGGAGTTGATTGCTATTGCAACGCCTGGAAAAG TTACGGAGGTTGAACTGACACGTGCGAAGAACTCAACGATTTCATCCGTGTTAATGAATCTTGAATCCAGG GTAATTGTGGCAGAAGACATAGGGAGGCAGCTTTTGACTTATGGTTGCAG AAAGCCTATTGATCATTTTCTTCAATGGATGGATGAAATTACCCTAGACGATGTTACAGCGTTTGCCCAGAAGATGTTATCTTCGCAACCCACAATGGCTAGCTGGGGAGACG TTAATGAAGTTCCTCCATATGAATTCGTTAGCAAGCGGTTCCAAATGTTCCGGTAG
- the LOC100829580 gene encoding protein phosphatase 1 regulatory subunit SDS22, with protein sequence MARLTVEQAARDAGSGATALDLSHRTFSDVSCLGSFKSLERLDLGYNCLVTLEGLSSCVNLKWLSVIENKLVSLKGVEGLTKLQVLNAGKNKLTKIDEVKSLTTLGALILNDNNISAICKLDRHHQLNTLVLSKNPVGTIGDSLVNAKSLKKLSMSHCQIEDIGSSLVACVELKELRLAHNKISKIPSDLAKNVKILNLDLGNNLIERVSDLKALAELRFLRNLNLQGNPIAEKDSLVKKVMKTVPTLRIFNAKPIEASSQTDNSRKESMQNKDEGMPDHDTIEPNTKRKDKTKQSKQLKGSEEPTAQNTRPDVTIASPIKSGQLDGKKKKKDKVVMDMEQGKSSKLKSKDDTPSLDDADRKAKEVKRKKSAVKEDKDMDGIDDTEVSFAELMFSREAGGPEPEFKDKIQGTAQDRKFVGGLVIDHTKKRKKSKGTVLDASDLKLLCSVPEVGAGGLSGWD encoded by the exons ATGGCGCGGCTGACGGtggagcaggcggcgcgggacgCCGGCAGCGGGGCCACGGCGCTCGACCTCTCCCACCGCACCTTCTCCGAC GTGTCGTGCCTGGGAAGCTTCAAGAGCCTGGAGCGCCTTGACCTCGGCTACAACTGCCTCGTCACCCTCGAG GGTTTGTCTTCCTGTGTCAATCTGAAGTGGCTTTCGGTTATCGAAAACAAGCTTGTGAGCTTAAAAGGCGTTGAAGGCCTCACAAAGCTGCAG GTTCTTAATGCTGGCAAGAATAAACTTACAAAAATCGATGAGGTCAAATCTTTGACGACCCTGGGAGCGTTGATTCTGAATG ATAACAACATTTCTGCAATCTGCAAGCTTGATCGCCATCATCAATTGAATACTCTTG TTCTCTCTAAGAATCCAGTTGGTACTATTGGTGATTCTTTGGTCAATGCGAAATCTTTGAAAAAG CTATCCATGTCTCACTGTCAAATAGAAGATATTGGATCTTCTCTTGTTGCATGTGTGGAATTGAAGGAACTTAGGCTTGCTCACAACAAGATCAGT AAGATTCCATCTGACTTGGCCAAAAATGTCAAAATCTTGAACCTTGATTTGGGAAATAACTTAATTGAGAGGGTATCAGATTTGAAG GCCCTTGCAGAACTACGCTTCTTGAGGAACCTAAATTTGCAGGGAAATCCTATTGCTGAGAAAGACAGCCTAGTCAAAAAG GTTATGAAAACTGTACCTACTTTGCGCATATTCAACGCAAAGCCCATAGAAGCCAGCTCCCAGACTGATAACTCTAGGAAAGAGAGTATGCAGAACAAGGATGAGGGTATGCCTGATCATGATACCATTGAGCCTAATACAAAAAGGAAGGATAAAACAAAACAGTCAAAACAATTGAAGGGCTCTGAAGAACCTACAGCCCAAAATACTCGCCCAGATGTCACCATTGCTTCCCCAATCAAATCTGGACAATTAGATggtaagaaaaagaaaaaagataagGTAGTCATGGACATGGAGCAGGGCAAGAGCAGCAAACTGAAAAGCAAGGACGATACACCCTCTCTCGATGATGCTGACAGAAAGGCCAAGGAAGTCAAGAGGAAGAAATCTGCCGTCAAAGAAGATAAAGACATGGATGGAATCGATGACACTGAAGTTTCGTTTGCAGAGTTGATGTTTTCGAGAGAGGCCGGCGGTCCAGAGCCAGAGTTTAAGGACAAAATCCAGGGAACTGCTCAGGATAGGAAATTTGTCGGAGGCCTGGTAATCGATCACaccaagaagaggaagaagtccAAAGGCACAGTTCTTGACGCTTCGGATCTCAAGCTGTTATGCTCTGTGCCTGAGGTCGGTGCGGGTGGACTGTCAGGATGGGATTAG
- the LOC100830194 gene encoding vacuolar protein sorting-associated protein 55 homolog isoform X1 has product MMSSPPPLLMMIDIYTLKMPQAHERLESSPKPKPSKVLQVGPAHQLRWALPGSAVLTPLGLARVGRKESDSERKGGDDERKGARSVAGEILAAAGDGDDRGRLAGLACMFSTSILLQILACALYNNWWPMLAALMYILVPMPCLFFGDGSTRFLTTGEGGAWINAAKFLTGASAMGSLAIPAILRHAGLIETGAMFIEFTSFFILVCTVMCFHRATLDEDW; this is encoded by the exons ATGATgtcttccccgccgccgctgttgaTGATGATTGATATATATACCCTAAAAATGCCACAAGCCCACGAGAGACTCGAGTCGAGTCCAAAGCCCAAACCAAGTAAGGTCTTACAGGTGGGCCCGGCCCACCAGCTTAGGTGGGCCCTCCCTGGCAGTGCCGTATTGACGCCGCTCGGTTTGGCTCGAGTCGGTCGGAAAGAGTCAGACTCGGAGCGgaaaggaggagacgacgaaAGGAAAGGTGCTCGCTCGGTCGCCGGGGAGattctcgccgccgccggagatggCGATGACCGTGGAAG GCTCGCTGGACTTGCGTGTATGTTCTCCACGAGCATTCTCTTGCAAATCTTG GCATGTGCTTTGTACAACAATTGGTGGCCTATGTTAGCAG CACTCATGTATATCCTCGTTCCAATGCCATGCCTATTCTTTGGTGATGGATCCACACGGTTCTTGACTACTGGAGAGGGTGGAGC GTGGATCAATGCTGCAAAGTTTCTGACCGGAGCGTCTGCCATGGGCAGCCTCGCTATCCCAGCGATCCTGAGGCATGCTGGCCTGATCGAGACCGGGGCCATGTTCATCGAGTTCACGTCCTTCTTCATTCTTGTGTGCACGGTGATGTGCTTCCACAGGGCTACCCTGGACGAAGATTGGTGA
- the LOC100830194 gene encoding vacuolar protein sorting-associated protein 55 homolog isoform X2, producing the protein MFSTSILLQILACALYNNWWPMLAALMYILVPMPCLFFGDGSTRFLTTGEGGAWINAAKFLTGASAMGSLAIPAILRHAGLIETGAMFIEFTSFFILVCTVMCFHRATLDEDW; encoded by the exons ATGTTCTCCACGAGCATTCTCTTGCAAATCTTG GCATGTGCTTTGTACAACAATTGGTGGCCTATGTTAGCAG CACTCATGTATATCCTCGTTCCAATGCCATGCCTATTCTTTGGTGATGGATCCACACGGTTCTTGACTACTGGAGAGGGTGGAGC GTGGATCAATGCTGCAAAGTTTCTGACCGGAGCGTCTGCCATGGGCAGCCTCGCTATCCCAGCGATCCTGAGGCATGCTGGCCTGATCGAGACCGGGGCCATGTTCATCGAGTTCACGTCCTTCTTCATTCTTGTGTGCACGGTGATGTGCTTCCACAGGGCTACCCTGGACGAAGATTGGTGA